From Dethiosulfovibrio russensis, a single genomic window includes:
- a CDS encoding class I SAM-dependent methyltransferase, with the protein MGKDMSALPRTMLITLWAKAKETGMKRPLLKDPKAVKMMKAIDYDFSTFEGCWKSQVGVAIRSMILDRETKRFLRNYPNGTVVELGAGLSSRMERLGKNSAWWYDLDLPEGIETRRRFFRETDSRRFIARSVFDFSWMDEVETRNEPVLFIAEGLLMYFPEEKVRSLLVELANRFPKGEMLLESTAPCVVGKARWHDSLSKIDETPEFLWGPEDPGTMASWSRSIEVAGKWNFYDYGGSRWRWMRAFKYIPKLKRMTSCHIVRLRFKPESTERRRNV; encoded by the coding sequence ATGGGAAAGGATATGTCGGCTCTACCCAGGACTATGCTGATAACCCTCTGGGCCAAGGCGAAGGAAACCGGCATGAAAAGACCGCTATTGAAAGATCCCAAGGCGGTAAAGATGATGAAGGCCATCGACTACGATTTCTCGACTTTCGAAGGGTGCTGGAAATCTCAGGTAGGTGTCGCGATAAGATCGATGATACTGGATCGCGAGACCAAGCGTTTTCTCCGAAACTACCCTAACGGAACCGTCGTTGAGCTCGGTGCGGGGCTGAGTTCCAGAATGGAGCGGCTCGGAAAGAACTCCGCATGGTGGTACGACCTGGACCTGCCTGAGGGAATAGAGACCAGACGGAGGTTCTTTCGGGAGACGGACAGCAGACGATTCATAGCCCGCTCGGTTTTCGACTTCTCCTGGATGGACGAAGTGGAGACCCGGAATGAGCCGGTGCTTTTCATAGCAGAGGGACTTCTGATGTACTTTCCGGAAGAAAAGGTACGATCCCTCCTTGTGGAGCTGGCGAACCGCTTTCCTAAAGGAGAGATGCTGCTGGAGTCCACCGCTCCCTGCGTGGTGGGAAAGGCGAGATGGCACGACTCCCTGTCCAAGATCGACGAGACCCCCGAGTTTTTATGGGGCCCGGAAGACCCGGGGACGATGGCAAGCTGGTCCCGGTCGATAGAGGTCGCAGGCAAGTGGAACTTCTACGACTACGGCGGATCCCGGTGGCGCTGGATGAGGGCCTTCAAGTACATCCCAAAGCTTAAGAGGATGACCTCGTGCCACATAGTTCGCCTTCGCTTCAAGCCGGAGTCGACGGAAAGGAGACGAAACGTATGA
- a CDS encoding TetR/AcrR family transcriptional regulator has protein sequence MREGKAARDPEGTKRAILTAAEEVFADKGFAGATISEISRKSGASGPLILFHFQNKEGLYEAVKDGIVDRWRDRLQPKPVPVGAGPEFVSDMIKVAFSFYIDNPRMVRMANWGRLEGDDAPWGGEEDIHHWYESSIKEAQSRGEIRNDVSPLTITAMVCGTVHVWWEFHGHMEEHVRQGSYSEVKDDDYLEQITAIILKGLTP, from the coding sequence ATGAGAGAGGGAAAAGCTGCCAGAGACCCGGAGGGGACGAAGAGGGCCATATTGACCGCGGCGGAGGAGGTTTTCGCCGATAAGGGCTTCGCAGGCGCCACGATAAGCGAGATATCCAGAAAAAGCGGGGCCTCAGGACCGTTGATACTGTTTCACTTTCAGAACAAGGAGGGACTGTACGAGGCCGTCAAGGACGGGATAGTCGATCGATGGAGGGATAGGCTTCAACCCAAGCCGGTTCCCGTCGGGGCGGGGCCGGAGTTCGTCTCGGACATGATAAAGGTGGCCTTCTCCTTCTATATAGACAACCCCAGGATGGTCCGAATGGCCAACTGGGGAAGGCTGGAGGGAGACGACGCCCCCTGGGGCGGCGAGGAGGATATCCACCACTGGTACGAATCGTCCATCAAGGAGGCCCAAAGTCGTGGCGAGATAAGAAACGACGTGTCGCCCCTCACGATCACGGCGATGGTGTGCGGAACGGTGCACGTGTGGTGGGAATTTCACGGACACATGGAGGAACACGTAAGACAGGGCAGCTACAGCGAGGTGAAGGACGACGACTATCTCGAGCAGATAACCGCCATCATATTGAAAGGACTGACCCCGTAG
- a CDS encoding ABC transporter permease yields the protein MTKRSRASVFLPWIVPICLLGAWFWVCRTGIVPTYLLPDPMDIGKSALVYLFGEVGSAPYAGRFVADLSASTGRVAMGFAAAVVFGIPMGVVSGRVPIVRSLLGTTVNGLRSVPGISWLPLAMVWFGVGMKTTVFLVALASFFPVYVNTAIGAGNVDFILYQVGATMGVGRIRGVFDILLPAAMPQIMSGLRLGLGTSWAYLVLGELTGVPFGLGALIMDARMMGRIDMIIVGIVVIAAMGRLSDLLLSSAMRFFFRSARRMA from the coding sequence TTGACCAAAAGGTCCCGGGCCTCTGTTTTTCTGCCCTGGATCGTTCCGATATGTCTTCTGGGCGCCTGGTTCTGGGTATGCCGCACCGGAATAGTCCCGACTTATCTGCTGCCCGACCCTATGGACATAGGGAAATCCGCTTTGGTCTACCTTTTCGGCGAGGTCGGATCCGCCCCATACGCCGGGAGATTCGTAGCCGATCTATCGGCCAGCACCGGGAGGGTCGCCATGGGATTCGCCGCGGCGGTCGTCTTCGGGATACCTATGGGCGTGGTCTCAGGCAGGGTCCCGATCGTCAGGAGCCTGTTGGGAACCACTGTAAACGGACTCCGTTCCGTGCCGGGAATAAGCTGGCTGCCTCTGGCCATGGTGTGGTTCGGCGTGGGCATGAAGACTACCGTCTTCCTGGTGGCCTTGGCGTCGTTTTTCCCCGTGTACGTCAACACCGCCATAGGAGCGGGGAACGTCGATTTCATACTCTATCAGGTAGGTGCCACCATGGGAGTCGGCAGGATAAGGGGCGTTTTCGACATACTGCTGCCCGCCGCCATGCCCCAGATAATGAGCGGCCTCAGGTTGGGGCTTGGAACCTCCTGGGCGTATCTGGTTCTGGGGGAGCTGACCGGAGTTCCCTTCGGCCTGGGTGCCCTCATAATGGACGCCAGGATGATGGGAAGGATAGACATGATAATAGTCGGCATAGTGGTCATAGCCGCTATGGGAAGGTTGAGCGATCTGTTGCTGTCTTCGGCCATGAGGTTTTTCTTCCGCTCGGCCCGGAGGATGGCGTGA
- a CDS encoding TVP38/TMEM64 family protein: protein MRRFLNRSFLLRVCLPVILIAGVVAFKPSRDWIKQVFLMFQLLDVNLIRGYILSFGIWAPVMSFFLMVFQSVIAPLPAFLITFANAGLFGWWKGAILSWVSAMAGAALCFFIAKWYGRGPVERLTSKAGLEGVDRFFERYGNYAVFVARLLPFVSFDIVSYGAGLTSMKFWPFFLATGLGQLPATVVYSYVGGMLTEGTRRFVLALSLLFVLTALVSLWKKIYRDRRESESCVDLSSGAGDR, encoded by the coding sequence GTGAGAAGGTTTCTTAACAGGTCGTTTCTTTTAAGGGTCTGTCTGCCGGTGATCCTGATAGCCGGGGTCGTGGCTTTCAAGCCGTCCAGAGATTGGATAAAACAGGTTTTCTTGATGTTTCAGCTTTTGGACGTGAACCTTATTCGGGGATATATACTGTCGTTCGGAATCTGGGCTCCGGTTATGTCCTTTTTCCTCATGGTGTTTCAGTCGGTTATAGCTCCTCTTCCGGCGTTTCTGATAACCTTCGCCAACGCCGGGCTTTTCGGTTGGTGGAAGGGGGCTATCCTGTCCTGGGTCAGTGCCATGGCCGGTGCGGCTCTGTGTTTCTTCATAGCCAAATGGTATGGCAGAGGCCCGGTTGAGCGTCTCACATCCAAGGCTGGGCTCGAAGGGGTAGACCGCTTCTTCGAACGCTACGGCAACTACGCTGTTTTCGTAGCGAGGCTCCTTCCCTTCGTGTCCTTCGATATCGTAAGCTACGGGGCCGGACTGACCTCCATGAAGTTCTGGCCGTTTTTCCTGGCCACCGGATTAGGGCAGCTGCCGGCCACCGTAGTCTACTCTTACGTCGGGGGGATGTTGACCGAGGGGACGAGGCGTTTCGTCCTGGCCCTTTCCCTGCTTTTCGTCTTGACCGCTTTGGTCTCTCTGTGGAAAAAGATCTATAGGGATCGCAGGGAATCGGAAAGTTGCGTCGATCTATCCTCGGGAGCAGGAGATCGATAG
- a CDS encoding ABC transporter ATP-binding protein: protein MMRFFENITAGAPGKLIKPISFTVLSDVVNVGPFVMALGAIGILFEGFGPNGTLDIGGLWKVCIGLAAYALLIFAAEIPAYRTCYRSAYSASAKGRAALAEHLRKLPLGYLFSRDPGDMANMIMGDFALLEQAVSHFVPQLVGALVLPLMAFAGLWFLDWRMALAMFAPLPIGLVILVGATRFIRLMGARHMRAKISAANRLQEYLYGIRVIKAYNLTGGRFQRLERSFRDLMKESIRLEGGAGPIVMSAIACARTGLTIMVITGVWLMAEGTLNPMVFVTFLVVGSRVFDPLSTALINYAELRYAEQAGERILKLRSEPVMTGTKVPPQNHSIRLDQVNFGYGESPVLKDLSLSVPEGSLTALVGPSGSGKSTTLKLMARFHDPDSGRVLFGGKNVKEMDPEALMGRISMVFQDVYLFQDTVANNIAFGREGATREEVVEAAKRACCHDFITKLPDGYDTMVGEGGCTLSGGEKQRISIARAFLKDAPVVLLDEATASLDPENELDIQKAIDTLIKGRTVVVVAHRLKTICRADSIVVLDQGEMVESGTHKELLEKKGLYARLWSIQEESSGWTI, encoded by the coding sequence ATGATGAGATTTTTCGAGAACATAACCGCCGGAGCTCCGGGGAAGCTGATAAAACCCATCTCCTTCACGGTGCTGTCGGACGTCGTAAACGTGGGCCCCTTCGTCATGGCCCTGGGAGCCATAGGGATCCTTTTCGAGGGATTCGGCCCAAACGGCACCCTGGACATCGGCGGGCTGTGGAAGGTCTGCATAGGTCTGGCAGCCTACGCCCTGCTGATATTCGCAGCGGAGATCCCGGCCTACCGGACATGCTACAGAAGTGCCTACTCCGCCTCCGCCAAGGGACGGGCCGCTCTGGCCGAGCACCTCAGAAAGCTGCCTCTGGGATATCTGTTCAGCCGCGACCCCGGAGACATGGCCAACATGATAATGGGAGACTTCGCCCTGCTGGAACAGGCAGTGTCCCATTTCGTGCCTCAGCTTGTGGGGGCTCTGGTGCTGCCTCTGATGGCCTTCGCGGGACTCTGGTTTCTGGACTGGCGAATGGCACTGGCCATGTTCGCCCCTCTGCCCATAGGATTGGTGATACTTGTAGGGGCTACCAGGTTCATCCGCCTGATGGGTGCCAGACACATGAGGGCCAAGATATCCGCCGCCAACAGGCTTCAGGAATATCTCTACGGAATCAGGGTGATTAAAGCATATAACCTTACCGGAGGGCGGTTTCAGCGCCTGGAGAGATCCTTCAGGGACCTCATGAAGGAGAGCATTCGCCTGGAGGGAGGCGCCGGGCCCATAGTGATGTCCGCCATAGCCTGCGCCAGGACTGGTCTGACCATAATGGTCATCACAGGAGTGTGGCTGATGGCCGAGGGAACCCTGAACCCGATGGTCTTCGTAACCTTCCTGGTGGTTGGCTCCAGGGTGTTCGACCCTCTCTCGACGGCCCTGATAAACTACGCCGAACTGCGCTACGCCGAACAGGCTGGAGAGAGGATACTGAAACTCCGATCCGAGCCAGTTATGACCGGGACGAAGGTCCCTCCTCAGAACCACTCCATACGGCTGGACCAGGTGAACTTCGGCTACGGCGAATCGCCGGTGTTGAAGGACCTGTCACTGTCCGTTCCGGAGGGATCCCTCACAGCCCTGGTGGGCCCCTCCGGAAGCGGCAAGAGCACAACCTTGAAACTGATGGCCCGGTTCCACGATCCCGACTCGGGGCGGGTTCTCTTCGGAGGCAAGAACGTGAAGGAGATGGACCCGGAGGCCCTGATGGGAAGGATCTCCATGGTTTTCCAGGACGTCTATCTGTTCCAGGACACGGTGGCAAACAACATAGCCTTCGGCCGCGAGGGAGCTACCAGGGAAGAGGTCGTGGAGGCGGCAAAGAGGGCGTGCTGCCACGATTTCATAACAAAACTGCCAGACGGCTACGATACCATGGTTGGAGAGGGAGGCTGCACCCTTTCGGGAGGGGAGAAACAGAGGATCTCCATAGCCAGGGCCTTTCTGAAGGACGCCCCGGTGGTCCTGCTGGACGAGGCTACGGCATCTCTGGACCCGGAGAACGAGCTGGACATCCAGAAGGCCATCGACACCCTGATAAAGGGGCGGACCGTCGTGGTGGTAGCTCACAGGCTAAAGACCATCTGCCGGGCCGATTCCATAGTGGTCCTGGACCAGGGCGAGATGGTTGAGTCCGGAACTCATAAGGAGCTGCTGGAGAAGAAGGGTCTCTATGCCCGGCTATGGTCCATCCAGGAGGAGTCGTCCGGATGGACCATCTGA
- a CDS encoding radical SAM protein, translating to MTWKIASKTGEILKKGSDGSGIDRDEALYLMALPLRSKDTYALMEAADTLSRETFGNKGENHFHIGLNVAPCPLNCSFCSLTVKAGIFKESIDFSDDQILEWARYGESRKADSLNLMTTGNFPMERLLHVGRLLRDNVDVPLVANTRDITHEEGEALLEAGFVGAYHAVRLGEGRDTPLKRDKRIETIKVLKDVGLRWMNCVEPVGPEHEAEEIVDLMFLAREYEATYSGVMRRVNFPGSPMEKYGMITEREMSRMVAVSRLVMGTVPKAHCTHEPNSLSLIAGGNLLFPEVGSSPRDGEADTGKGRGNTVENCARIHLETGWDPTVKSNCFA from the coding sequence ATGACTTGGAAAATAGCGTCTAAAACAGGGGAAATACTGAAAAAGGGCTCGGACGGCTCGGGAATCGACAGGGACGAGGCTCTTTATCTGATGGCTCTTCCCTTGAGATCCAAGGACACCTACGCCTTGATGGAAGCTGCCGATACCCTCTCCAGGGAGACCTTCGGCAACAAGGGGGAGAATCACTTCCACATAGGGCTGAACGTGGCTCCCTGTCCTCTCAACTGTAGTTTTTGCTCCCTGACCGTGAAGGCCGGGATCTTCAAGGAGTCTATAGACTTCTCCGACGATCAGATTCTGGAGTGGGCGAGATACGGCGAATCCCGCAAGGCCGATTCACTGAACCTCATGACCACCGGAAACTTCCCCATGGAACGGCTCCTTCACGTAGGCAGGCTCCTTCGGGACAACGTCGACGTTCCCCTGGTGGCCAACACCAGAGACATAACTCACGAGGAGGGAGAGGCCCTTCTTGAGGCCGGTTTCGTAGGGGCATACCACGCGGTGCGGCTGGGTGAGGGCAGGGATACCCCTCTAAAAAGGGATAAGAGAATCGAGACCATCAAGGTCCTCAAAGACGTGGGACTGAGATGGATGAACTGTGTCGAGCCTGTGGGGCCGGAGCATGAGGCGGAGGAGATAGTCGACCTTATGTTTTTGGCGAGAGAATACGAGGCCACCTACAGCGGAGTAATGAGGAGGGTCAACTTTCCCGGTTCTCCCATGGAGAAATACGGCATGATAACCGAGAGGGAGATGTCCAGGATGGTGGCGGTGTCCCGGCTGGTGATGGGAACCGTTCCGAAGGCCCACTGCACCCACGAGCCCAACTCTCTTTCTCTGATAGCCGGGGGCAATCTCCTCTTTCCCGAGGTGGGGTCCAGCCCCAGAGACGGGGAGGCCGACACGGGCAAGGGAAGGGGAAACACCGTCGAAAACTGCGCTCGTATCCACCTGGAGACCGGATGGGATCCGACCGTAAAATCGAACTGTTTCGCCTAA
- a CDS encoding ABC transporter substrate-binding protein translates to MKKLAFSILLCLCFAAVSSAKEAVRVGTWKTAQTIQPFFYGDYASEDVEVLSFTNPADQKTALLAGSLGMCGTTIAHAIHSASMGQPVVLVASLCNRCSALVVGKDGPVEEISQLRGKRIGYVPGTMHEILLREALTRNGLSPDKDVSLVRIDFFDMGTALARGSIDAFLSGEPFPTLALDDGYGRVLSYPYYDDSVGTINAGMLITERLIEEDPDMVMDLVRAHVRATEFLRSNPDVWLKKAVSFGTERRILEKASANIELSWDMDDAFVERVKALGARMEELHVIDRQPDYERLFDLSFVRRVKEEMGL, encoded by the coding sequence ATGAAAAAGCTGGCCTTTTCGATTCTGCTGTGTCTCTGTTTTGCGGCGGTCTCTTCTGCGAAGGAGGCCGTAAGGGTAGGGACCTGGAAAACCGCCCAGACCATACAGCCTTTTTTCTACGGCGATTACGCCTCCGAAGACGTGGAGGTCCTCTCCTTCACCAATCCGGCAGATCAGAAGACGGCTCTTCTGGCGGGAAGTCTCGGCATGTGCGGTACCACCATCGCTCACGCCATTCACTCCGCCTCCATGGGGCAGCCGGTCGTTCTGGTGGCCTCCCTCTGCAACAGGTGTTCCGCCCTGGTGGTGGGAAAGGACGGCCCTGTAGAGGAGATCTCTCAGCTCAGAGGTAAAAGGATAGGCTACGTTCCCGGGACGATGCACGAGATACTGTTGCGAGAGGCCCTTACCCGTAACGGGCTGTCCCCGGATAAGGACGTCAGCCTGGTCAGGATAGACTTCTTCGACATGGGAACCGCCCTCGCCCGAGGGAGTATAGACGCCTTTCTGTCCGGAGAGCCCTTCCCCACCCTCGCCCTTGACGATGGATACGGCCGTGTTCTGTCCTATCCCTATTACGACGACAGCGTGGGAACCATAAACGCCGGAATGTTGATCACGGAGAGGCTCATAGAGGAAGATCCCGACATGGTGATGGACCTGGTGAGGGCTCACGTCAGGGCGACTGAGTTTTTAAGGTCCAATCCCGACGTATGGCTGAAAAAAGCGGTCTCCTTCGGAACGGAAAGACGGATACTGGAGAAGGCTTCGGCCAACATAGAGCTCTCCTGGGACATGGACGACGCCTTCGTGGAGAGGGTCAAGGCACTCGGCGCCAGGATGGAGGAGCTTCACGTCATAGACCGCCAGCCCGATTACGAAAGGCTTTTCGACCTCTCCTTCGTTCGCAGGGTCAAGGAGGAGATGGGGCTTTGA
- a CDS encoding (Fe-S)-binding protein, which produces MKLNEAVCPELRVFADKCVDCGLCLKGCIMSDQLEEGPGKVVSHFLKNGVIEDDWAFRCSLCGYCSSVCPVEADLRSVMTALRKRACAKPSLKMRKLFAGVLAFQFMAAWEHMGTPPVFPKGKGRRLFFPGCALASSDPELVLMTWRELRSLDSDMGIMVGCCGTPAASLGRDDVAEGIRSGLAKTLRSSGVDEIVVACPNCLKALSSLPVKVSSIWGCLGDTPSLSGSRHAELEEAMFHSPCPLRDDEKELAEVERLAEEVCPSIRTDPYGSKGGLCCGAGGMVPIVHPEALSSWSERISRYRRDGETVVCCCQSCVDSLGGGNSDVVHLLRLLLGGASPPPPTGLSRWTNRRKLRRAILDDVK; this is translated from the coding sequence TTGAAGTTGAACGAGGCCGTTTGCCCGGAATTACGGGTTTTCGCCGATAAATGTGTCGATTGCGGACTGTGTCTCAAGGGATGCATTATGTCCGACCAGTTGGAAGAGGGGCCGGGGAAGGTAGTATCGCATTTTCTTAAAAACGGCGTGATCGAGGACGACTGGGCCTTCCGTTGTTCCCTTTGCGGCTACTGTTCCAGCGTCTGTCCCGTAGAAGCGGACCTAAGGTCCGTCATGACCGCCCTCAGAAAGAGGGCCTGTGCAAAGCCGTCCTTAAAAATGAGAAAGCTTTTCGCCGGGGTCCTCGCGTTTCAGTTTATGGCGGCCTGGGAACATATGGGAACGCCTCCGGTCTTCCCGAAGGGTAAGGGGCGTAGGCTGTTTTTCCCGGGGTGCGCCTTGGCGTCCTCCGATCCGGAGCTGGTGCTGATGACCTGGAGGGAGCTTCGTTCCCTGGATTCCGACATGGGCATCATGGTCGGTTGCTGCGGAACTCCCGCCGCGTCTCTCGGGCGAGACGACGTTGCCGAAGGGATAAGGTCCGGGCTGGCTAAAACCCTGAGATCCTCCGGAGTGGATGAGATCGTGGTGGCCTGTCCGAACTGTCTGAAGGCCCTGTCGAGCCTTCCCGTGAAGGTGTCGTCCATATGGGGTTGCCTGGGGGATACCCCCTCCCTGTCCGGCTCTCGACATGCCGAGTTGGAGGAAGCCATGTTCCACTCTCCCTGTCCCCTCAGGGACGACGAGAAGGAATTGGCCGAGGTCGAGAGGCTGGCGGAAGAGGTCTGCCCGTCCATACGTACCGATCCCTACGGTTCGAAAGGCGGACTTTGCTGCGGGGCGGGGGGAATGGTTCCCATCGTCCATCCTGAGGCTCTGTCGTCCTGGTCCGAGAGGATTTCCCGCTACAGACGTGATGGGGAGACCGTGGTCTGCTGCTGTCAGAGCTGTGTGGACTCTTTAGGGGGAGGCAACTCCGACGTGGTTCATCTCCTGAGGTTGCTGCTGGGCGGTGCTTCGCCGCCTCCTCCTACGGGATTGTCCAGATGGACCAACCGCAGGAAACTGAGAAGGGCGATACTCGACGACGTAAAATGA
- a CDS encoding ABC transporter ATP-binding protein, producing the protein MRKKGMVRLMEIAGEKKGLLVLSGVLSVVSAILALTPYLSVYKILEELMVHWGDPSSLDGQAMRFWGFTALAGVLASMVFLYTGYMASHVAAFRILYGLRVKLAEHIGKLHLGYLSRTSTGAVKKTLEQNVEKIENFVAHKIPDLVSVLATAAVMAAALFSLNPWIAGATTGAALLAFFVQSYMMIGSRGQTLIKAYYDSLERINGSAVQYVRGMPAVKIFGRTVHSFRKFYGDMMDYCRLVTDWTDSFQNGYILFKTILTSLLAFVLPVGVLLLSRGGGRSTGLTVLFSIIMIPGLTAPLYKMMHLSATLRQITEGVNRIDDILDQPAVSEPARPALPEGHDVAFENVSFSYGSEDESTRIDALSGLSFSANEKEVTALVGPSGSGKSTAANLIPRFWDVDSGSIKIGGVDVREMRTEDLMDRVSFVFQDTFLFFDSLYQNILVGRPDATEEEVHAAARAAQCHDFIERLPNGYDTLIGEGGVYLSGGEEQRVAVARAILKNSPILVLDEATAFADPENEHRMQMALKSLIKDKTVIVIAHRLSTIKEADHIVVLDGGTLSEEGTHRELLENRGVYERMWTAHTSAREWGMERPAKAEAI; encoded by the coding sequence ATGAGAAAAAAGGGCATGGTCCGACTTATGGAGATAGCCGGAGAAAAAAAAGGGCTTCTGGTGCTTTCCGGCGTTCTGTCGGTTGTGAGCGCCATACTAGCTCTGACCCCCTATCTTTCGGTCTACAAAATACTGGAGGAGCTGATGGTCCACTGGGGCGATCCTTCGAGCCTGGACGGCCAGGCCATGAGGTTCTGGGGTTTCACGGCCCTGGCCGGGGTACTGGCCTCCATGGTCTTCCTCTATACAGGCTACATGGCCTCTCACGTGGCGGCGTTCAGGATCCTCTACGGCCTCAGGGTAAAGCTGGCGGAACATATAGGAAAACTCCACCTCGGGTATCTGTCCCGAACGTCCACCGGAGCGGTGAAGAAGACCCTGGAGCAGAACGTGGAGAAGATAGAGAACTTCGTCGCCCACAAGATACCGGACCTGGTGAGCGTACTGGCAACGGCGGCGGTGATGGCGGCGGCTCTTTTCTCACTGAACCCCTGGATAGCCGGAGCTACGACGGGAGCGGCCCTGCTGGCCTTCTTCGTCCAGAGCTACATGATGATAGGCTCAAGAGGCCAGACCCTCATAAAAGCCTACTACGACTCTCTCGAGAGGATCAACGGCTCGGCTGTACAGTACGTCAGGGGCATGCCGGCGGTCAAGATATTCGGCCGGACCGTCCACTCCTTCCGCAAGTTCTACGGAGACATGATGGACTACTGCCGTCTGGTAACGGACTGGACCGACTCATTCCAAAACGGCTACATCCTATTCAAGACCATACTGACGTCACTGCTGGCCTTCGTGCTTCCCGTAGGGGTGCTGCTCCTCTCCAGAGGAGGGGGCCGTTCCACGGGTCTGACGGTGCTCTTCTCGATAATAATGATCCCCGGACTGACCGCACCTCTCTACAAGATGATGCATCTGTCCGCCACTCTTAGACAGATCACCGAGGGGGTCAACAGAATAGACGACATACTGGACCAACCCGCCGTTTCCGAACCGGCCCGACCGGCCCTGCCTGAAGGACACGACGTAGCATTCGAGAACGTATCCTTCTCCTACGGATCGGAGGACGAATCCACCAGGATAGATGCCCTGAGCGGGCTGTCCTTCTCGGCCAACGAGAAAGAGGTCACTGCCCTGGTTGGACCGTCCGGGTCGGGCAAGTCCACCGCAGCCAACCTGATCCCCCGATTCTGGGACGTCGACTCCGGATCGATAAAGATAGGCGGGGTCGACGTGAGGGAGATGAGGACCGAGGACCTGATGGACAGAGTCTCCTTCGTTTTCCAGGACACCTTCCTGTTCTTCGACTCGCTGTATCAAAACATACTGGTCGGAAGACCCGACGCCACGGAAGAGGAGGTCCACGCCGCCGCCAGGGCCGCCCAGTGTCACGATTTCATAGAGAGGCTTCCCAACGGGTACGACACCCTCATAGGAGAGGGCGGAGTGTATCTGTCCGGCGGAGAGGAACAGAGGGTGGCGGTCGCCAGAGCCATATTGAAAAACTCTCCGATACTGGTGCTAGACGAGGCCACGGCCTTCGCCGATCCGGAGAACGAACACAGAATGCAGATGGCGCTCAAGAGCCTGATAAAGGACAAGACGGTCATAGTGATAGCCCACAGGCTGTCCACCATAAAAGAAGCCGACCATATAGTGGTCCTGGACGGTGGAACTCTGTCCGAGGAGGGAACCCACAGGGAACTTCTGGAAAACCGAGGGGTCTACGAAAGGATGTGGACCGCCCACACCAGCGCCAGGGAGTGGGGCATGGAGAGACCGGCAAAGGCGGAGGCGATATGA
- a CDS encoding sulfurtransferase, whose translation MKQTLLRVWFALCMLTISATAWGGEPDLSGFVHPEYFITPQKLHSMLGDPKLVLLDGNNPKVYRKGHIPGAVNIGFHFLSKTVGRPGDPGWGTSLPIDRLENKLRELGVNDDSTVVLYSDMFKGPGADGRNFWQLKMAGMKNVKLLYGGLPLYRSLGYDLTRKVTKPSPSNEGPLTLHEYDPSWYTTMDQVYSSLGKELIIDTRTKKEFDGSTNAGEPRGGHIAGSEWMLWLDILNKDGSTKSTEEIKSIMKERFGLTPQDSFTVY comes from the coding sequence ATGAAGCAAACTCTTCTCCGAGTGTGGTTCGCGTTATGCATGCTGACCATCTCGGCGACCGCTTGGGGCGGAGAGCCGGATCTTTCCGGATTCGTCCACCCCGAGTACTTCATCACGCCGCAGAAGCTCCATTCGATGTTAGGCGACCCCAAGCTGGTCCTGTTGGACGGGAACAATCCGAAGGTATACCGGAAGGGACACATTCCGGGAGCGGTAAACATCGGTTTTCACTTCCTCTCAAAAACGGTAGGAAGACCGGGCGACCCCGGTTGGGGAACCTCCCTTCCAATAGATCGTCTGGAGAACAAATTGAGAGAACTGGGAGTAAACGACGATTCCACAGTGGTTTTATATTCCGACATGTTCAAGGGCCCCGGAGCGGACGGACGCAACTTCTGGCAGTTGAAGATGGCCGGGATGAAGAACGTCAAACTCCTCTACGGCGGACTGCCCCTCTACCGTTCGCTGGGATACGACCTGACGAGAAAGGTGACGAAACCCTCTCCGTCGAACGAAGGCCCACTCACCCTTCACGAATACGATCCGTCCTGGTACACCACCATGGACCAGGTGTACAGCTCCTTGGGAAAGGAACTCATCATCGATACCAGGACCAAAAAGGAGTTCGACGGCAGCACCAACGCCGGAGAACCGAGAGGGGGCCACATAGCCGGATCCGAGTGGATGCTGTGGCTGGACATACTGAACAAAGACGGCAGCACCAAATCGACGGAGGAAATAAAGTCCATCATGAAAGAGAGATTCGGACTGACTCCGCAGGATTCCTTCACCGTTTACTGA